GCAACCGTTCCGCACGCATATTCTGATGCCGAGCGGTGGCAGTCGTGGCACCACGTTCCAGCTCGACGGGCATGTCTGGTCGGTGAACCCGTTCCAGGCCGAGAAGAGCGATGTCGGTGGTTATCCGATGGGGTCGCCGGGCGTAGGCTCGGTGCGCTTCGGCTACAACCCGATGTCGATGTACATCGGCGCCCACGAAAGCATCCTGCCGGCTGCGCACTTCAGCTTCATGATTCCGAGCGCTGGCGGCAGCAATGCGATCCCGGGGGATTACCTGTTCCGCGACTACGCCGCCTACGGCAACACCTCCGGTTTATGGGGACTGCTGCGCGTGACCAACGAACCGGAGCCGGCGCCGCCAAGCCAGTAGGCACAACGAAGAGCCTTGTAGGAGTGAGCCTGCTCGCGATTGGGGCAACTCGGTTTCGGATGGTGAGGCGGATGACGCCATCGCAGGCAGGCGAAGGCCTACAGGGGCCGGTGGTGGGCAGTGAGGATGCGGTAGGAATGCAAATCCCTTGTGGGAGCGAGCTTGCTCGCGAATGGGGGCAACTCGGTTTGTGAGGGTGAGGCTGAAGACGCTTTCGCGAGCAGGCTCGCTCCCACATGAGGGACGGTGTTTTGCCAGGTGAAGAGGTAGGGGAGAGTTAGATGAACAGGATCATCAACATCATTGGTATTTGCTCGCTGGCCATGGCCGGGGCGGTGCTGACGCTGAGTGAGATTGCGCTGGCGCAAACCGCTGGCGATCAGACGCTCAATCGTGACGGAGTGGCGGTGGACTTCAACCTCAAGCCACTGGCCGTCGACGGCAAGCTGCGCGAAGGCGAATTCGCCGATGTGCAGTTCCGCGTCACTGACAGCGCCTCCGGCCAGCCTCTGTCCGGCGTGGCGCCGGGCGCCTGGGTCGATCCGCAGACCCTCGCCGCCGATCAGGCCCAGGGCCGCGACCAGAGCTGCAAAGCCCGGGTCGGCGTGTTCCTCAAATCCAACATCGGCGCGCGGCCGTTACTCGACCTCAACAGCTATTTCCTGCTGGTGATGAACCGTGACGCCAGCATCGCCGTGGTCGATCCGTCGGTCTCGGTCGGCGGCATCACCAGCACCCTCGCACGGATCGAACTCAAACAACCGCCGATGGATTGGGTCACGCCCAAAGACAACAAACGCGTGTTCGTCTCGATGCCGACCGCCGGCGAAGTGGCCGTTATCGACAGCGAGCAATTCAAGGTTCTCGATTCGATCAAGGCCGGCAGCCAACCGGTGCGCGTGGCGCTGCAACCCGATGAACGTCTACTGTGGGTCGGCAACAACGCGAGCAAAGCCGAGGACTCCGGCGTGACGGTGATCGACACGCAAAGCCTAAAAGCCCTCAAACATCTGAATACCGGACGCGGCCACCACGAAATCAGCTTCAGCAAAGACAGCCGCTACGCCTTCGTCAGCAATCGCGACGACGGCACCGTCAGCGTGATCGACATCGCCAGCCTGACCATCGTCCAGCAGATCAAGACCGGCTCCCATCCGTTGTCAGTCGCCTATTCGCCGCTGTCCGGCGCGGTCTACGTGGCCGATGGCAAGGACGGCACCGTGAGCGTGATCGACGCCAGCACCCACGCCATCCGCCGGGTGATCAAACTGCAACAAGGCCTCGGCCCGATGGGCTTCAGCGCCGACGGCCGCTTCGGTGTAGTGCTCAACACCGTGGAAAACCGCGCCACGGTTATCGACGCCTCCACCAACAGCGCGATCCACGACCTCGACGTCAGCGCCGAACCCTACCAAGTGGTGTTTACCCAGGCCTACGCCTATATCCGCGGACTCGCTTCACCAAAAGTCACCATGATCAACCTGTCCTCCCTCGGAGAGGGCCGCCAACCGATCAGTCAAGGCTTCGAGGCCGGCCCGCAAGCGCCGCGCCTGGCCGGGGATTTGCCGCTGGCCTCAAGCCTCGCGGTGTCGCGTGACGACAACGCGGTGTTCGTGGTCAATCCGGTCGACAACACCACCTATTTCTACGCCGAAGGCATGAACGCGCCGATGTCCGGTTACCCCAACCGTGGCCAGATCGCCCGCGCCGTCATGGTTATCGATCGCAGCCTGCGCGAAGTCTCGCCGGGGCTCTACAGCGCCCGGGTAAAACTGCCGGCAGCAGGGCGCTTCGACGTGGCGTTCCTGCTCAACCAGCCGAACATCATTCACTGCTTTACCGCGCAGATTGATCCTGACGGCAAACCGCAAAAACACCTCGGCCAGCCGAAAGTCGAGTTCCTCCTCGACAAGACTGCCGTGGCACTCAACGACCCTTACGTCGTGCGTTTCCGCATCGTCCAAGGCAAAGACAAAACCCAGCGCAGCGGCGTCAAAGACGTGCAACTGCGCTACTACCTCGCGCCCACCTCGCACCCCCGCGAAGTGGCGGCGCTGGAAGTCGCCGATGGCGTATACGAAGCGCCAATCACCCTCGACCGCAGCGGCGCCTGGTATCTGCATGTGCGTGCGGCATCGCTGGGTGCCGGTTTCGATGACAAGTCCTTTGCCAGTGTTCGGGTCGCCCCCGGCCAGGCCCGTTGAAGAGGAGTTTCGACATGAACCGATTTGCATCCACTGGCCTGCTGACCCTGTGCCTGTTGAGCCTTGGCATTCAACAAGTCCACGCTCATTCGGCCGACGAACACGCCGGTCACAAAGCCCCGGCCAGCAACACCCAGGAACATGCCCAGGTGAAATTCGCCAATGTGCCGTTGCTCGACCAGAACGGTAAAACCGTACGCCTCGAACAAGACCTGGTGAAGGGAAAAATCGTCGTCATGAGCTTTATCTACACCAGTTGCACCACGGTGTGCCCGGTGGTTTCGTCGATCATGGGCAAGGTGCAGAAGCAGCTCGGCGCGCGGGTCGGCGAAGAAGTGCAGTTGGTCTCAATCAGCATCGACCCGCAGCGCGACGACCCGAAACGCCTGCAGGATTATGCCCGTACCTTCCAGCGCGGGCCGGGCTGGAGCTGGCTGACCGGTTCACCACAGTCGATCAATGAAACCCTCAAGGGCCTTGGCAGTTTCAGTGGCGACCTGAAAAGTCATCAACCGCTGATCCTCGTCGGCGACGGCGACAGCCGCCACTGGATGCGCTACTACGGCTTCACTGATCCGGCGCTGCTGGCCAAGGAAGTGGAAAAACTCAGCGGCCTGCGCACCCACGCCAAACACACCGCCATCGCCATGGAGCAACAGCCATGAGACTGCTCGACTGGATCTCCCTGACCGTGTGCTTCTGGATTCTTGGTAACGTCGCGCTCGCCCACGAAGGCCACGTCTCTGAGCCGCCAGCCGCTGTGGCTGCCGCCCCGGCCAAAGGCACTCACGATGCGAAAACCTGGTTCACCGACACGCCGTTGCAGGATCAGAATGGCGAGACCCTGCGCTTCTACAGCGATGCGCTGCAAAACCGCATAGTCCTGCTCAACGTGATCTTCACCAGTTGCAACGACGCCTGTCCGCTGATCACCCAAAAGCTCAAGGAAGTGCGCGAGTTGCTCGGTGACAAGGCGCAGGACATCACCTTTATTTCCCTTACCAGTGACCCGTTGCGCGATACGCCGGCGGTGCTCAAGGCTTACACCTTGAAGCAGGGTTCCGATGACCCTCATTGGCTTTTTCTTACCGGCGACAAGGCGCAGATGGACCTGGTATTGAGCCGCATCGGCCAGATCGTGCCGACTCCCGAACAGCATTCCACACAGTTGATCGTCGGCGATGTCGCCAATAAACGCTGGAGCAAAATCCGCCCCGACGCCCCGGCCGCCGCCATTGCCCAGCGCTTGCAGTTGCTGACAATGCCCGTGGCTGGCCGCTGAGTCCGCGCCATGAACCTGAGCGATGTACTCGCCCTGATCCTGCTCGCTGGCGTCAGCCTTGGCGCGAGTGCTGCGCCGCTGACTTCGGAGGAAGCGGCAGGCAAGCGCCTGTACCGCCAAGGCCTGTCAGCTAGCGGCGAAGCGATCATGGCGCGGGTTGGCGCGGCGGATATGTTGCTGCCGGCAACCAGCCTGCCGTGCGCCAATTGCCACGGCGCCGATGGCCTCGGGCGACCGGAAGGCGGGGTGCGTCCGCCGCCCCTGAACTGGGCGCGACTGACCAGCACCTACGGTCAGCAACAGGTCAACGGGCGCAGCTATCCGGCGTACACCGAAAGCAGTCTGGCGACTGTCATCGAGCAGGGCCGCGACCCCGGCCACAATCGCCTCGACCCGAGCATGCCGCGCTTTCTGCTGTCGATGAAGGATCAGCGCAATCTCACCGCGTACCTCAAGCGTCTGGCCGATGAGCGCGACCCGGGCCTCGATGCCGAGACCCTGCACCTGGGCACCTTGCTGCCCAGCCAAGGCCCTTTGGCCGAGGAGGGCGCGACAGTAGCAGCCGTACTCAACGGCAGTGTCGCGCGGATCAATCAGGCCGGTGGCATTCACGGCCGCCAGTTGCGGTTGACGGTGATCGATCCCGGTCCGGATCGCGCCAGTGCCGAGCAGGCATTGCAGCGTTTGATCGAGCAGGAACAAGTGTTTGCCCTGATCGCGCCGCTGGCGCCGGCCCTCGACGGCGAACTCGGGCCGCGTCTGGAACAGGCCGGCATGCCGCTGATCGGGCCGATGTCGATCCTCGGCACCCTGCAGACCAGTCCACAGATTTTCGAACCGTTGCCCGGCCTGCGCGAGCAACTGATCGCCCTGGCCGACTATGCCACGGTGAGTTTGCGCGTGCTGCAAGGGCCGACGCTGATTGCCTATCCCGATGACCCTGCACAAACGCTGGCCGCGCAAAACCTCGGCCAGTACTTGCAGGATCACGGCTGGCAAAAAGTCCATCTGCAAGCCTACGACCCAGCAGCGGATGCACTGCCGCTGGGCTCGCGATCAGTGTTTTATCTGGGCAATGGCGGCGGTTTCAGTCGTCTGGCGACGCGCCTGCAAAGCGCCGGGCAAGTGCCGTATCTGTTCGCCGCTTCAAGCCAAGTGGCCGGCGATCTGCTGCAAGTGCCCGACGGCTTCACCCGGCGGGTGTTTCTCGCCTATCCGTTCGTGCCCAGCGACTGGACCCAGACCGGACGCATGGCCCTGACACTGCTGCGCGAAGGCCAGGGCCTTGGCGCCCAGCACGCCGTGCTGCAAGTCGGCGCTTACGCCTCGATGTTGCTGCTCAGCGAAGGCATGAAACAGGCTGGCCGCGACGCCAGCCGCGAAAAACTGGTGACGGCGCTGGAAGGCCTGCACGACTTCGACACCGGCCTGACCCCGCGCCTGAGTTTCGGCCCCGGCCGACGCTTGGGCTTGAGCGGCGCCCACGTGGTCACCGTGGATTTGCCCGATCAGCGTTTCTATCTGGTCGCGCCTTATAAACCGATTGTTGCCAGCCCCTGAATGGAGGGCCCGATCATGAAGCTCACAACGCTGATAATGCTGCTGACCTGTTGGCTGCCGCTGGCGTGGGCCAATAACGAACCGGCCGTGGCGCGAGTCAACGGCGAGGAGATTTCCGGGTTTCGCTTTGAGCGCTTCTTCGCCGAATACCTGGAAGATCAGGGTCGCGCCGTGGCGAGCATTCGTAGCCCCAGGGCCTATAAAGAGCTGCGTCAGGCAGCGCTGCAAACGTTGATCGACAAAGAACTGCTATGGCAGGAGTCGCAAAAACGCGGTGTGCAGATTGACGATCAAGTGGTGCGCGAGCAAATCGAGCAAACCCGCATGGCCATCGGCGGCGCGGATAAATTCGTCCGGCGCTTGCAGGACGCCGGTTTCGATGAGGCATCCTTCACCGAGTACACCCGCCGCGAACTGGCGGCGCAGCAGATGTTCGCCGAACTGATTCGCGCCAATACCTTGCAACCACGCCACCTGCTGATCCGTGTGCCCGCGCAAGCGGATACAGCCACAGTCGCCGCAGCGCGTCTACGCTTGTTGCAAATGCGCGCCTCGATTGTAAGCGGGGCCACGTTCGCCAGCGATCCGGTGCGTTCACCGTTTGGCTGGCATGTGATTTATTTGCCGAACCACCTGGAGGCCGCCGATGTCCCAGATTTACAGGGGCTGGACACAGTCAGGGCACAGCTCGCCCGACAGCAACAGACCCAGGCTCGTCGTCAGGTGCTCGCGCAATTACGGGTGCAGAACAGGATCGAACGAATTGACGACGACTGAAGGTTCCCCCCCAATAGTGGGGAATGGCTTCGATGCCCGTTCAGGTGCTTCCCCGTTTCTGGGGAACGGGGTACCGGGACGAGCGGGCATTGTCATTAAATTCAAGGACATGAAGACGTAAAATTACCGGCACTCAGCCTGGCATGAAGTGTGCGTTACCGATGGTAAGGCGCACTCTCAGGGCGGGGTCATCGGACCTGCTGTTTCAAGGAGTCGACCTTGGTTAACAAAGTACTGGTTGTCGAAGACGAACAGCTGC
This region of Pseudomonas sp. R84 genomic DNA includes:
- a CDS encoding cytochrome D1 domain-containing protein, which translates into the protein MNRIINIIGICSLAMAGAVLTLSEIALAQTAGDQTLNRDGVAVDFNLKPLAVDGKLREGEFADVQFRVTDSASGQPLSGVAPGAWVDPQTLAADQAQGRDQSCKARVGVFLKSNIGARPLLDLNSYFLLVMNRDASIAVVDPSVSVGGITSTLARIELKQPPMDWVTPKDNKRVFVSMPTAGEVAVIDSEQFKVLDSIKAGSQPVRVALQPDERLLWVGNNASKAEDSGVTVIDTQSLKALKHLNTGRGHHEISFSKDSRYAFVSNRDDGTVSVIDIASLTIVQQIKTGSHPLSVAYSPLSGAVYVADGKDGTVSVIDASTHAIRRVIKLQQGLGPMGFSADGRFGVVLNTVENRATVIDASTNSAIHDLDVSAEPYQVVFTQAYAYIRGLASPKVTMINLSSLGEGRQPISQGFEAGPQAPRLAGDLPLASSLAVSRDDNAVFVVNPVDNTTYFYAEGMNAPMSGYPNRGQIARAVMVIDRSLREVSPGLYSARVKLPAAGRFDVAFLLNQPNIIHCFTAQIDPDGKPQKHLGQPKVEFLLDKTAVALNDPYVVRFRIVQGKDKTQRSGVKDVQLRYYLAPTSHPREVAALEVADGVYEAPITLDRSGAWYLHVRAASLGAGFDDKSFASVRVAPGQAR
- a CDS encoding SCO family protein; translation: MNRFASTGLLTLCLLSLGIQQVHAHSADEHAGHKAPASNTQEHAQVKFANVPLLDQNGKTVRLEQDLVKGKIVVMSFIYTSCTTVCPVVSSIMGKVQKQLGARVGEEVQLVSISIDPQRDDPKRLQDYARTFQRGPGWSWLTGSPQSINETLKGLGSFSGDLKSHQPLILVGDGDSRHWMRYYGFTDPALLAKEVEKLSGLRTHAKHTAIAMEQQP
- a CDS encoding SCO family protein — its product is MRLLDWISLTVCFWILGNVALAHEGHVSEPPAAVAAAPAKGTHDAKTWFTDTPLQDQNGETLRFYSDALQNRIVLLNVIFTSCNDACPLITQKLKEVRELLGDKAQDITFISLTSDPLRDTPAVLKAYTLKQGSDDPHWLFLTGDKAQMDLVLSRIGQIVPTPEQHSTQLIVGDVANKRWSKIRPDAPAAAIAQRLQLLTMPVAGR
- a CDS encoding ABC transporter substrate-binding protein gives rise to the protein MNLSDVLALILLAGVSLGASAAPLTSEEAAGKRLYRQGLSASGEAIMARVGAADMLLPATSLPCANCHGADGLGRPEGGVRPPPLNWARLTSTYGQQQVNGRSYPAYTESSLATVIEQGRDPGHNRLDPSMPRFLLSMKDQRNLTAYLKRLADERDPGLDAETLHLGTLLPSQGPLAEEGATVAAVLNGSVARINQAGGIHGRQLRLTVIDPGPDRASAEQALQRLIEQEQVFALIAPLAPALDGELGPRLEQAGMPLIGPMSILGTLQTSPQIFEPLPGLREQLIALADYATVSLRVLQGPTLIAYPDDPAQTLAAQNLGQYLQDHGWQKVHLQAYDPAADALPLGSRSVFYLGNGGGFSRLATRLQSAGQVPYLFAASSQVAGDLLQVPDGFTRRVFLAYPFVPSDWTQTGRMALTLLREGQGLGAQHAVLQVGAYASMLLLSEGMKQAGRDASREKLVTALEGLHDFDTGLTPRLSFGPGRRLGLSGAHVVTVDLPDQRFYLVAPYKPIVASP
- a CDS encoding SurA N-terminal domain-containing protein yields the protein MKLTTLIMLLTCWLPLAWANNEPAVARVNGEEISGFRFERFFAEYLEDQGRAVASIRSPRAYKELRQAALQTLIDKELLWQESQKRGVQIDDQVVREQIEQTRMAIGGADKFVRRLQDAGFDEASFTEYTRRELAAQQMFAELIRANTLQPRHLLIRVPAQADTATVAAARLRLLQMRASIVSGATFASDPVRSPFGWHVIYLPNHLEAADVPDLQGLDTVRAQLARQQQTQARRQVLAQLRVQNRIERIDDD